Proteins encoded in a region of the Prunus persica cultivar Lovell chromosome G4, Prunus_persica_NCBIv2, whole genome shotgun sequence genome:
- the LOC18781477 gene encoding uncharacterized protein LOC18781477: MLSQDPSLAKTLNLSLFLFTPFPNPLRKTLTLQPISTAPKRLCIKAFSQFPQNSDPNFTFSHQIPQLRRDIRSLAGGSKKKPGGGPSPGRIEGNAEFRKEVKQNARRKSKKLAESMFYRLKNPSRKYADNFTDDELQQIGLGYDRMVRFMEKDDSNLRHPHDWYKYGEFGPYSWRGVVVGEPVRGRFTDERVTMIGEVKDQEEWEKIEQFEMGQDFGKRLTQLDRSKGFKYFWVFVRHPRWRLSDLPWQQWTLVCEVVVEGDKQRLDKWNLMGRLGNLTRSMITKCAAWMRPDIIYVKRPVYQCRFEPQGDFFRVLAPFLDPKTEEDYLFELERDDGSVEMCTYFGGLCKIVKVNQKAFVDDVVKGYEKLSDEEKSRCLGFLLKNHPVQLLHPYTKEWKAKLEEWELGCDAPDGDDDVRGINVVEKEYTDWIEVDEDNNEEEDVVMEMEDGGENEFGDDNENSNGDEEEDDGDDELGVEEEELSEEEDEKYWEEEFQKAVSSSDAMEKLAKRSVEVNTEYYKKQLRAMERNKYGNLEDDGDETALRRKRPTVSPEEWKIAGYGPWRKRIKKSKIPPQLFLRAAVRPFNYRNLVKEIVLTRHAILDGEFGAKT, from the coding sequence ATGTTGAGCCAAGACCCCTCGCTCgctaaaaccctaaacctttctctctttctcttcactCCATTTCCCAACCCTCTCCGGAAAACTCTAACACTTCAACCCATTAGCACCGCTCCTAAACGCCTCTGCATCAAAGCATTCTCCCAATTCCCTCAAAATTCCGACCCCAATTTCACATTTTCCCACCAAATTCCCCAACTCCGGCGGGACATCCGCTCGTTAGCCGGCGGTAGCAAGAAGAAGCCCGGAGGTGGACCTTCCCCGGGCCGAATCGAAGGTAACGCGGAGTTTCGCAAGGAGGTGAAGCAAAATGCTCGCCGGAAAAGCAAGAAGCTTGCGGAGTCCATGTTCTACCGACTCAAGAACCCCAGCCGGAAGTACGCCGATAACTTCACCGATGACGAGCTCCAGCAAATCGGGCTTGGGTACGACCGCATGGTCCGGTTCATGGAGAAAGACGACTCCAATTTGCGCCACCCCCATGATTGGTACAAGTACGGCGAATTTGGGCCTTACTCATGGCGTGGAGTGGTCGTCGGTGAACCGGTTCGGGGGAGGTTTACCGACGAGAGGGTAACGATGATTGGTGAAGTTAAGGACCAGGAAGAGTGGGAAAAGATTGAGCAATTTGAGATGGGTCAAGATTTTGGGAAGAGATTGACACAATTGGATAGGAGCAAAGGGTTTAAGTACTTTTGGGTGTTTGTGAGGCACCCAAGGTGGAGACTTTCAGATTTGCCGTGGCAGCAGTGGACTTTGGTCTGTGAGGTGGTTGTGGAAGGTGATAAACAGAGGTTGGATAAGTGGAACTTGATGGGTAGGCTTGGGAACTTGACTAGGTCCATGATAACAAAATGTGCAGCTTGGATGAGACCAGATATAATATACGTGAAGAGGCCGGTTTATCAGTGTAGGTTTGAGCCTCAGGGTGATTTTTTCAGGGTGTTGGCGCCTTTTCTTGATCCGAAAACAGAGGAGGATTATTTATTTGAGTTGGAGAGAGATGATGGGAGTGTTGAAATGTGCACTTATTTTGGTGGGTTGTGTAAGATTGTGAAGGTGAATCAGAAGGCTTTTGTGGATGATGTGGTGAAGGGTTATGAGAAGTTGAGTGATGAAGAGAAGTCAAGGTGTTTGGGGTTTTTGCTGAAGAATCATCCGGTTCAGTTGTTGCATCCCTATACGAAGGAGTGGAAGGCTAAGTTGGAGGAGTGGGAGTTGGGTTGTGATGCTCcggatggtgatgatgatgtcCGCGGTATCAATGTGGTTGAGAAGGAGTATACGGATTGGATTGAGGTTGACGAGGATAAtaatgaggaagaagatgttgTTATGGAAATGGAAGATGGCGGAGAGAATGAATTTGGGGATGATAATGAGAACAGCAATGGTGACGAGGAGGAAGATGATGGAGACGATGAATTGggagttgaagaagaagagttgaGTGAAGAAGAGGATGAGAAATATTGGGAGGAGGAGTTTCAAAAGGCGGTGAGTAGCTCTGATGCAATGGAAAAGTTAGCAAAACGGAGTGTAGAGGTAAATACTGAGTATTATAAGAAGCAATTGAGAGCAATGGAAAGGAACAAATATGGAAACTTGgaagatgatggtgatgaaaCAGCCTTGAGGAGAAAACGACCGACTGTGAGCCCCGAAGAATGGAAGATTGCTGGGTATGGTCCATGGAGGAAAAGGATTAAAAAGAGTAAAATTCCTCCGCAACTGTTCTTGCGAGCAGCAGTTAGGCCATTCAATTACAGAAATCTTGTGAAGGAGATTGTTTTGACTAGGCATGCAATTCTGGATGGTGAATTTGGTGCAAAGACTTGA
- the LOC18781141 gene encoding rab3 GTPase-activating protein non-catalytic subunit: MSKRAHTTELGSIACEELGELGAGKEGWLVDNPSLLCALDTHSLALANRSVIVVLGWAEPDSTRLKIRPELSPISAEFVTAIEWLVFDEIRVVVAGTSSGSLLFFSLAGDLIHKQMVYPARIIRLRVRGTKRDLSHETSSEEVCVVMPGIVARFDGSDIQNKLHQWFQETQSQFWDPNPRKRSSDDFGRSYGKLPYQLWSVSKYGTCADAAITGIMPPPLMEIQSNEHYYCGITVGEDAVISAFRLSEDKNRSLVGAILSKVVPATFSTIASLSKMIWRSDQTSPRKSDEKPQPFARASPLTCLKDFPRKGEKLTLSPSGTLAAITDSLGRILLLDTQALVIVRLWKGYRDASCLFMEMLAKKDTAASGSSYYEPTKSDYCLCLAIHAPRKGIVEIWQMRTGPRLRSFQCAKGSKLLQPTYRFGSSIASTYVPLEVFLLNGDSGQISVLNRTLN; this comes from the exons ATGTCGAAGCGAGCTCATACGACAGAGCTGGGCAGCATAGCTTGCGAAGAGCTCGGCGAGCTCGGAGCGGGCAAGGAGGGCTGGCTCGTCGACAACCCGAGCCTCCTCTGCGCCCTCGACACCCACTCCCTCGCGCTCGCCAACCGGTCCGTTATTGTGGTTCTCGGGTGGGCCGAGCCCGACTCGACCCGGCTCAAGATCCGACCCGAATTGTCCCCGATCTCGGCGGAGTTCGTCACGGCTatcgagtggttggtgtttgatGAGATAAGGGTCGTCGTGGCCGGGACTTCGTCTGGCTCcctcctctttttctctttggctGGTGATTTAATTCATAAACAG ATGGTATATCCTGCACGGATTATAAGGTTGAGAGTGCGCGGAACGAAGAGAGATTTGAGCCATGAAACATCCTCAGAGGAGGTTTGTGTTGTTATGCCAGGCATAGTCGCCCGTTTTGATGGTTCTGATATTCAG AATAAGCTGCACCAGTGGTTTCAAGAAACACAGTCTCAGTTTTGGGATCCAAACCCCAGAAAGCGAAGCTCAGATGATTTTGGACGTTCTTATGGTAAATTGCCTTACCAGTTATGGAGTGTCAGCAAGTATGGTACCTGTGCTGATGCAGCAATTACTGGCATTATGCCTCCACCACTGATGGAAATCCAG TCAAATGAACATTATTACTGTGGAATCACTGTTGGAGAGGATGCCGTGATTTCTGCCTTCAG aCTTTCGGAAGACAAAAATAGGTCTTTGGTGGGAGCTATCTTGTCTAAAGTTGTGCCTGCAACATTTTCGACAATAGCTTCATTGTCAAAAATGATATGGCGGAGTGACCAGACTTCACCTAGAAAATCAGATGAGAAGCCTCAACCATTTGCACGAG CTTCGCCATTGACATGTTTGAAGGATTTCCCAAGAAAGGGTGAGAAGCTTACCTTATCACCTAGTGGCACGTTGGCTGCAATTACAGATTCACTTGGTCGTATATTGCTTTTAGACACTCAAGCACTTGTTATAGTGCGGCTCTGGAAG GGATATCGGGATGCTAGTTGCCTATTCATGGAGATGCTGGCAAAAAAAGATACTGCAGCTTCCGGTTCTAGTTATTATGAACCTACGAAGAGTGATTACTGCTTGTGTTTGGCTATTCATGCCCCTCGGAAAGGAATTGTTGAG ATTTGGCAGATGAGAACTGGGCCGAGGCTTCGATCATTTCAGTGTGCCAAAGGAAGCAAACTACTGCAACCTACCTACAGATTTGGATCATCAATAGCCTCCACCTATGTCCCTTTGGAGGTTTTCTTGTTGAACGGTGACTCTGGTCAAATATCAGTTTTAAATCGAACTCTTAATTGA
- the LOC18778411 gene encoding peptide-N4-(N-acetyl-beta-glucosaminyl)asparagine amidase A, giving the protein MASLLPLFFLLLLHQPLFSTANVHKLNLLRSELLSEPTPLHDTPPTVFFEVTKPIEVPKTKPCSQLILQHDFAYTYGQAPVFANYTPPSHCPSQTFSTIVLEWKATCRGRQFDRIFGVWLGGVEILRSCTAEPRPNGIVWTVEKDITRYYSLLKSNQTLAVYLGNLIDKTYTGIYHVNISIRFYPAEEKLNSFEQKLDNLASGYHSWADLILPISRNLPLNDGLWFEVQNSNDTELKEFKIPQNAYRAVLEVYVSFHENDEFWYSNLPNEYIAANNLSGTPGNGPFREVVVSLDGEIVGAVWPFTVIFTGGINPLLWRPITAIGSFDLPTYDIEITPFLGKILDGKSHKFGFNVTNALNVWYVDANLHLWLDKQSTKTEGKLSEHSSLPLVVSLVSDFKGLNGTFLTRTSRAVSSTGWVKSSYGNITTRSIQDFYYSNSMVLGKDGNMQIVNQKIIFNDSVHINLPSSYVHSLTSHKTFPLYLYTDFLGQGNGTYLLITNVDLGFIEKKSGLGFSNSSLRNLQSAEGNMVVKNNLVVSGLGSTQQVYRYDGGKFCYFRNISSSNYTILYDKVGSKCNKKSLSNLDFVLSRLWPFGARMNFAGLRFT; this is encoded by the coding sequence ATGGCCTCTCTGTTGcccctcttcttcctcctacTCCTCCACCAACCTCTGTTTTCCACAGCCAATGTCCACAAGCTCAACCTCCTCCGATCCGAGCTTCTCTCCGAACCCACACCTCTACATGACACCCCACCAACTGTATTTTTTGAAGTAACCAAACCCATTGAAGTACCAAAAACCAAGCCGTGTTCCCAGCTCATTCTCCAGCATGACTTTGCCTACACATATGGCCAAGCTCCAGTCTTTGCAAACTACACCCCTCCTTCCCATTGCCCATCTCAAACTTTCTCCACAATTGTCCTTGAATGGAAAGCTACCTGCAGAGGAAGGCAATTTGACCGCATTTTCGGGGTTTGGCTTGGTGGGGTTGAGATTCTCAGGAGCTGCACAGCAGAACCAAGGCCTAATGGGATTGTTTGGACTGTCGAGAAGGACATCACAAGGTACTATTCACTGCTTAAGAGTAATCAAACACTTGCTGTTTATCTTGGCAATTTGATAGATAAAACCTACACTGGGATTTATCATGTGAATATAAGCATTCGTTTTTACCCTGctgaagagaaattgaattcttTTGAGCAAAAGTTGGATAATTTGGCATCTGGGTACCATTCTTGGGCTGATTTGATTTTACCCATTTCGAGAAATCTGCCTTTGAATGATGGGTTGTGGTTTGAAGTTCAGAATTCAAATGATACGGAGTTGAAGGAGTTCAAGATTCCACAAAATGCTTATAGGGCTGTGTTGGAGGTGTATGTTTCATTTcatgagaatgatgaattttgGTATTCAAATCTTCCTAATGAGTACATAGCTGCAAACAACCTTAGCGGTACACCTGGAAATGGGCCTTTTAGGGAGGTTGTGGTCAGTCTAGATGGTGAGATTGTTGGTGCAGTCTGGCCTTTTACAGTGATTTTCACTGGAGGGATCAATCCTCTTTTGTGGAGACCCATTACTGCAATTGGCTCATTCGATCTTCCGACTTATGATATCGAAATTACACCATTTTTAGGGAAGATATTAGATGGGAAGAGCCACAAGTTTGGGTTTAATGTTACAAATGCCTTAAATGTTTGGTACGTTGATGCAAATTTGCATCTTTGGTTGGACAAACAGAGCACAAAAACTGAAGGAAAGCTTTCTGAACATAGTAGCTTGCCCCTTGTTGTTTCCCTGGTTTCAGATTTCAAGGGTTTAAATGGCACATTTTTGACAAGGACAAGCAGGGCCGTGTCATCAACTGGATGGGTGAAGTCTTCCTATGGGAATATCACAACCCGTTCAATTCAAGACTTCTATTACAGTAACTCAATGGTCCTGGGAAAAGATGGTAATATGCAGATAGTCAACCAGAAGATCATTTTCAATGACTCAGTTCATATTAACCTGCCATCCTCCTATGTTCACTCACTGACATCACACAAAACATTTCCACTTTATTTGTACACTGACTTCTTAGGACAAGGAAATGGAACTTATTTATTGATTACAAATGTGGACTTGGGATTTATTGAGAAGAAGTCTGGTTTGGGATTCTCGAACAGCTCTCTCAGAAATCTGCAGAGTGCTGAGGGCAATATGGTTGTGAAAAACAATTTGGTTGTGAGTGGATTGGGGAGCACTCAGCAAGTCTACAGATATGATGGTGGTAAATTCTGTTACTTCAGAAATATAAGCAGCTCAAACTACACAATACTCTATGACAAGGTGGGGAGCAAATGCAACAAAAAATCGTTGTCTAATTTGGATTTTGTCTTAAGCAGACTGTGGCCTTTTGGTGCTCGAATGAATTTTGCTGGTCTCCGATTTACATGA
- the LOC18778184 gene encoding polygalacturonase, giving the protein MGSKFIHGITWFLFLVAICAIKAKAISVDVVKFGAKGDGKTDDTKAFTQAWTQACSERQNNRYVIPKGTYIVGPVDFAGPCKAKTIHFKVDGTVQSSKKQSVTGGAHPNAWISFTQVNNLFISGDGIFDGQGFEGNCTKAKQCEQPPLNLIFAMVKDSHIQGITSNNSVGGHIGIYRSINVTVDDVDIGIKGGEGILIEKSTNINIINTNIKILHDNCVTILDGNTGINIEKMTCSQGNGLGVSVLGNTGKEEPIKGVTVRNCTFSHTEGAIRIQSSAASNANIAISNLIFEDIIFDYLQNMAIILDQEHCPSKQCRTTNPSKVKVENVSFKNIKGTSVDPRIVILECGTAPDACKDIRFIDLRVLVEGDDRLETQFRCKNVKPAVAGHVDPAACNTRAVA; this is encoded by the exons ATGggttcaaaatttattcaTGGAATTACCTGGTTTTTGTTCTTGGTAGCGATATGTGCCATCAAAGCCAAAGCTATCAGTGTTGATGTCGTTAAATTTGGAGCCAAGGGTGATGGCAAGACAGATGATACCAAG GCTTTCACACAAGCATGGACACAAGCCTGCAGTGAGAGGCAAAATAACAGATATGTGATACCCAAAGGAACATATATAGTTGGTCCGGTTGATTTTGCAGGGCCCTGCAAAGCAAAAACTATTCACTTTAAGGTTGACGGAACAGTGCAGTCTTCAAAAAAGCAGTCGGTAACTGGAGGTGCGCACCCTAATGCGTGGATTAGTTTCACGCAGGTTAACAACTTGTTCATCTCAGGCGATGGCATTTTTGATGGCCAAGGATTTGAAGGCAATTGTACTAAAGCTAAACAATGCGAACAACCGCCTCTA AATTTAATTTTCGCTATGGTTAAGGATTCACACATCCAAGGCATAACATCGAACAATAGCGTCGGCGGTCACATTGGCATTTATCGGTCAATAAACGTGACAGTGGACGATGTTGACATTGGCATCAAAGGTGGGGAGGGAATCCTGAtcgaaaagtcaacaaacatTAACATCATCAATACAAACATCAAAATCCTTCACGACAACTGTGTCACTATCCTAGATGGAAATACTGGGATCAACATCGAAAAAATGACCTGCTCACAAGGCAATGGCCTTGGTGTGAGTGTCCTAGGCAACACTGGCAAAGAGGAGCCGATTAAGGGCGTGACGGTGAGAAACTGTACCTTCTCACACACTGAGGGTGCAATTAGGATCCAGAGTTCGGCGGCTTCTAATGCTAATATAGCCATCtctaatttgatttttgaagACATTATTTTCGACTATCTTCAGAACATGGCTATAATCCTAGACCAGGAGCATTGCCCATCAAAACAGTGCCGAACGACAAACCCCTCCAAAGTTAAGGTGGAAAATGTGAGCTTCAAGAACATTAAGGGCACTTCCGTGGACCCTCGTATCGTTATTCTTGAGTGTGGCACTGCTCCCGACGCATGTAAGGACATCAGGTTTATCGACTTGAGAGTTCTCGTCGAAGGGGATGACCGTTTGGAGACTCAATTTAGATGTAAAAACGTGAAGCCTGCTGTGGCTGGCCATGTTGATCCTGCTGCTTGTAATACACGAGCTGTTGCCTGA
- the LOC18778927 gene encoding polygalacturonase: MGSKFIHGITWFLFLVAICAIKAKAISVDVVKFGAKGDGKTDDTKAFTQAWTQACSERQNNRYVIPKGTYIVGPVDFAGPCKAKTIHFKVDGTVQSSKKQSVTGGAHPNAWISFTQVNNLFISGDGIFDGQGFEGNCTKAKQCEQPPLNLIFAMVKDSHIQGITSNNSVGGHIGIYRSINVTVDDVDIGIKGGEGILIEKSTNINIINTNIKILHDNCVTILDGNTGINIEKMTCSQGNGLGVSVLGNTGKEEPIKGVTVRNCTFSHTEGAIRIQSAAASNANIAISNLIFEDIIFDYLQNMAIILDQEHCPSKQCRTTNPSKVKVENVSFKNIKGTSVDPRIVILECGTAPDACKDIRFIDLRVLVEGDDRLETQFRCKNVKPAVAGHVDPAACNTRAVA, encoded by the exons ATGggttcaaaatttattcaTGGAATTACCTGGTTTTTGTTCTTGGTAGCGATATGTGCCATCAAAGCCAAAGCTATCAGTGTTGATGTCGTTAAATTTGGAGCCAAGGGTGATGGCAAGACAGATGATACCAAG GCTTTCACACAAGCATGGACACAAGCCTGCAGTGAGAGGCAAAATAACAGATATGTGATACCCAAAGGAACATATATAGTTGGTCCGGTTGATTTTGCAGGGCCCTGCAAAGCAAAAACTATTCACTTTAAGGTTGACGGAACAGTGCAGTCTTCAAAAAAGCAGTCGGTAACTGGAGGTGCGCACCCTAATGCGTGGATTAGTTTCACGCAGGTTAACAACTTGTTCATCTCAGGCGATGGCATTTTTGATGGCCAAGGATTTGAAGGCAATTGTACTAAAGCTAAACAATGCGAACAACCGCCTCTA AATTTAATTTTCGCTATGGTTAAGGATTCACACATCCAAGGCATAACATCGAACAATAGCGTCGGCGGTCACATTGGCATTTATCGGTCAATAAACGTGACAGTGGACGATGTTGACATTGGCATCAAAGGTGGGGAGGGAATCCTGAtcgaaaagtcaacaaacatTAACATCATCAATACAAACATCAAAATCCTTCACGACAACTGTGTCACTATCCTAGATGGAAACACTGGGATCAACATCGAAAAAATGACCTGCTCACAAGGCAATGGCCTTGGTGTGAGTGTCCTAGGCAACACTGGCAAAGAGGAGCCGATTAAGGGCGTGACCGTGAGAAACTGTACCTTCTCACATACTGAGGGTGCAATTAGGATCCAGAGTGCGGCGGCTTCTAATGCTAATATAGCCATCtctaatttgatttttgaagACATTATTTTCGACTATCTTCAGAACATGGCTATAATCCTAGACCAGGAGCATTGCCCATCAAAACAGTGCCGAACGACAAACCCCTCCAAAGTTAAGGTGGAAAATGTGAGCTTCAAGAACATTAAGGGCACTTCCGTGGACCCTCGTATCGTTATTCTTGAGTGTGGCACTGCTCCCGACGCATGTAAGGACATCAGGTTTATCGACTTGAGAGTTCTCGTCGAAGGGGATGACCGTTTGGAGACTCAATTTAGATGTAAAAACGTGAAGCCTGCCGTGGCTGGCCATGTTGATCCTGCTGCTTGTAATACACGAGCTGTTGCCTGA
- the LOC18781451 gene encoding uroporphyrinogen decarboxylase 1, chloroplastic: MGLSAPASVNSSLGWKSSSLFVQSGASSTCATPRGSMASSKRKCAQKKVSVTCSSSSSSSDPLLVKAARGEPVSRPPAWMMRQAGRYMAVYRKLAEKYPSFRERSETTDLIVEISLQPWEAFHPDGVIIFSDILTPLPAFGVLFDIEDIRGPVIQSPIVSEEGLKTLHPIDLDKLQFVGESLKILRQEVGGQAAVLGFVGAPWTIATYIVEGGSTSTYTTIKSMCHTAPHVLRALLSHLTQAISDYIVFQVEAGAHCIQIFDSWGGQLPPSMWDSWSKPYIQEIVSSVRKRCPKTPLVLYINGNGGLLERMKGTGVDVIGLDWTVDMADGRKRLGSEISVQGNVDPAYLFSPLPSLTEEILRVVRSAGPRGHILNLGHGVLVRTPEESVRHFFEVARSLNYDTFLQTQTPTEGIGSLVI; the protein is encoded by the exons ATGGGTTTATCTGCTCCAGCCAG TGTGAACAGCTCTCTGGGATGGAAGTCTTCGAGCTTGTTCGTGCAGTCGGGGGCAAGTTCTACTTGTGCTACTCCCCGTGGTTCCATGGCTTCTTCTAAAAGAAAATGTGCCCAAAAGAAAGTTTCTGTAAcctgctcttcttcttcttcatcttctg ATCCACTCTTGGTTAAGGCTGCAAGAGGTGAGCCTGTAAGTCGGCCTCCAGCATGGATGATGCGCCAAGCAGGAAGGTATATGGCCGTTTACAGAAAGCTTGCAGAGAAATATCCATCATTCAGAGAGAGGTCAGAGACAACTGATCTCATTGTGGAAATTTCTTTGCAGCCTTGGGAAGCTTTCCATCCTGACGGAGTGATTATTTTCTCAGACATACTTACCCCTCTACCTGCATTTGGTGTGCTGTTTGACATAGAAGACATTCGGGGTCCTGTTATCCAGTCACCAATTGTTTCTGAAGAGGGTTTGAAGACTTTACATCCAATTGACTTGGATAAACTTCAGTTTGTGGGGGAATCCTTAAAGATATTGCGGCAGGAG GTTGGCGGGCAAGCTgctgttttgggttttgtaggGGCACCTTGGACGATTGCTACATACATAGTAGAAGGGGGTTCAACTTCCACGTATACAACAATAAAGAGCATGTGCCATACAGCACCACATGTATTGAGGGCTCTTCTTTCGCATTTGACACAGGCAATATCTGACTATATTGTTTTCCAAGTAGAAGCAGGGGCTCATTGTATACAAATATTTGATTCATGGGGTGGGCAACTACCACCAAGCATGTGGGATAGCTGGTCGAAGCCATATATTCAAGAG ATCGTGAGTTCAGTTAGGAAAAGATGCCCTAAAACACCACTTGTTCTGTACATTAATGGGAATGGCGGCCTTCTTGAGCGTATGAAAGGAACTGGAGTAGATGTGATTGGGCTTGACTGGACGGTGGACATGGCAGATGGTAGAAAACGATTGGGTAGTGAGATCAGTGTACAGGGAAATGTGGACCCTGCTTACCTATTTTCTCCTCTTCCATCCCTGACTGAAGAAATTCTAAG GGTGGTGAGGTCTGCAGGGCCAAGGGGACACATTCTCAATCTAGGGCATGGTGTTCTTGTACGGACACCTGAAGAATCCGTTAGACATTTCTTTGAAGTTGCAAGAAGCTTGAATTATGATACATTTCTACAAACACAAACACCGACCGAAGGAATTGGTAGTTTAGTGATATAA